Genomic DNA from Microbacterium sp. NC79:
CGAGCGCAGAAGACATGACGCGCGTCCAGTACACGCCCCAGAACGTTGACCTGGAACGCATCGCCACCGCGTACGGGTGGGGATACCGCAGGGTGTCGACGCGCTCAGAGCTCGATCAGGCGCTCACAACGCACACCTCGAACCGGCAGATCATCGAAGTCTCCCTGCCGCGCGACTAACCGGTCTCGCACTGCGAGGCGTCGGCACCTAGCCTCAGAGTCCGGGCGGTGTCAGAATGGGCGCCATGACGAGAACGCCCCAACCCGCCTGGACCACCGATCCAACGACGACGCTTCGCGTCGGTAATGGCTTCACGCTCGCCGATGTGGATCCGCGCTCGACACCGGGGTTCGATGGTGACAAAGAACTGGGCGAAGTCGCGCTCAAATCCGGTCTCGCCGAACTCAGCGAATATCAGGAGCGGCTGTTCGCGGCGAGCCGTGGCGGTGATTCTCGCGACGCAATCCTGCTGGTTCTGCAGGCGATGGACTCCGCGGGCAAGGGCGGCATCGTGCGCCACGTCGTTGGCGGCGTTGACCCTCAGGGCGTGCTGATCACGTCGTTCAAGAAGCCGACGCCCCTCGAGCTGGAGCACGACTTTCTGTGGCGCATTGAACGGCGGTTGCCAGGCGCAGGCATGATCGGTGTCTTTGATCGGTCGCACTACGAAGACGTGCTGGTCGGCAAAGTGCGCGAGCTCGCCAGCCCAGCTGAAATTGAGCGCCGCTACACCGCCATCAACGACTTTGAAAAGCGGGTCGCCGATACCGGAACCCGCATTCTCAAGGTGATGCTGCACATCTCGTACGAGGAGCAGCGTGAACGGCTGATGGAGCGTCTCGATCGTCCAGACAAACATTGGAAGTACAACCCGGGAGATGTTGATGAACGTCAGCTGTGGCCCGCGTATCAAGACGCTTACCAAACCGTTTTCGAGCGCACCGCCACCGACGTAGCGCCCTGGTACGTGGTTCCGGCTGATCGCAAGTGGTTCGCACGATTGGCTGTTCAGGAGCTCCTTTTGCAGGTTATGGAAGGTATCAACCCGCAGTGGCCGCTCGCACAATTTGATGTTGCTGAAGAAAAGCAAAGACTCGCCGCTACCTGACCCCCCGACCCTTAGGCTTAGCTCATGGCCACCACTTCACGCGCGAGCGTCGAGGCGCTGCGCGCCCGCCCGACTGCTGACTTTCTTGTGATCGGTGGGGGTGTGAACGGGGTCGGAAT
This window encodes:
- a CDS encoding polyphosphate kinase 2 family protein; its protein translation is MTRTPQPAWTTDPTTTLRVGNGFTLADVDPRSTPGFDGDKELGEVALKSGLAELSEYQERLFAASRGGDSRDAILLVLQAMDSAGKGGIVRHVVGGVDPQGVLITSFKKPTPLELEHDFLWRIERRLPGAGMIGVFDRSHYEDVLVGKVRELASPAEIERRYTAINDFEKRVADTGTRILKVMLHISYEEQRERLMERLDRPDKHWKYNPGDVDERQLWPAYQDAYQTVFERTATDVAPWYVVPADRKWFARLAVQELLLQVMEGINPQWPLAQFDVAEEKQRLAAT